From the Streptomyces pluripotens genome, one window contains:
- a CDS encoding FAD-binding oxidoreductase encodes MDATVEELLAVLPADRVLTDPDLLAVHRRDEADLCAAGTPLAVVRPRDTAEVAATVRVAAAHGVPVVPQGARTGLTGAANAVDGALVVSLTGLDRVLEIDPAERIAVVQPGVVNADLSRAAAEHGLAYPPDPGSWESSTIGGNVSTDAGGMCCVRYGVTGEYVLGLEVVLADGEILRCGRRTVKGVAGYDLTRLFVGAEGTLGIITEITVRLRPAADEIRTLVALYPTVAAACGAVAAVTAAGHVPSMLELLDRTHLGAIEAYRPMGLPGTAAAMLLIATDTGDRAGAELAAIADCCRAAGASELYVAEDAEQAQALTAARRLAHPAMERLATQAFPSGRGGLVVDDVAVPRTRIAEFVTGVEEISARHGLLVAVVGHAGDGNLHPVIVVDRADPSSMDRGRRVFDDIMRLGLALGGTCTGEHGVGMLKRDWLARELGPVGMRVHQVLKAALDPSGILNPGKVIAPEWPQAGRRRPPPRLRASKKTDVARTVIP; translated from the coding sequence ATGGATGCCACAGTCGAAGAGCTACTGGCGGTTCTGCCCGCCGATCGCGTGCTCACCGACCCGGATCTGCTGGCCGTTCACCGCCGCGACGAGGCTGACCTGTGCGCCGCGGGCACGCCGCTGGCCGTGGTGCGCCCGCGGGACACCGCCGAAGTCGCCGCGACCGTCCGGGTGGCCGCCGCACACGGTGTGCCAGTCGTCCCGCAGGGTGCGCGCACAGGGCTGACCGGCGCAGCCAACGCGGTCGATGGTGCCCTGGTGGTGTCGCTGACCGGGCTGGACCGGGTCCTCGAAATCGACCCGGCGGAGCGGATCGCGGTCGTGCAACCGGGCGTCGTCAACGCCGACCTGAGCCGCGCCGCCGCCGAGCACGGCCTCGCCTACCCGCCGGATCCGGGCTCCTGGGAGTCCTCGACGATCGGCGGCAACGTCTCCACGGACGCGGGCGGGATGTGCTGTGTGAGGTACGGCGTCACCGGCGAGTACGTGCTCGGCCTGGAGGTCGTGCTCGCCGACGGCGAGATCCTGCGCTGCGGCCGCCGGACGGTGAAGGGCGTCGCAGGGTACGACCTGACCCGGCTGTTCGTCGGCGCGGAGGGCACGCTCGGCATCATCACCGAGATCACCGTCCGGCTCCGGCCCGCTGCCGACGAGATCCGGACCCTGGTCGCGCTGTACCCCACGGTGGCGGCCGCCTGCGGCGCCGTGGCGGCCGTGACCGCCGCCGGCCACGTCCCGAGCATGCTGGAGCTGCTCGACCGCACGCACCTGGGGGCGATCGAGGCCTACCGGCCGATGGGCCTTCCGGGTACGGCCGCGGCGATGCTGCTGATCGCGACGGACACGGGCGACCGTGCTGGGGCCGAGTTGGCCGCGATCGCAGACTGCTGTCGAGCCGCCGGGGCGAGCGAACTGTATGTGGCCGAGGACGCGGAGCAGGCGCAGGCGCTGACTGCTGCCCGCCGACTGGCCCATCCGGCGATGGAACGCCTTGCCACGCAGGCGTTTCCCAGCGGCCGAGGTGGCCTCGTGGTCGACGACGTCGCGGTGCCGAGAACGCGGATCGCTGAGTTCGTCACGGGCGTCGAGGAGATCTCCGCACGACACGGGCTCCTGGTCGCGGTGGTCGGGCACGCCGGAGACGGAAACCTGCACCCGGTCATCGTGGTGGACCGGGCGGATCCGTCCAGCATGGACCGCGGACGGCGGGTGTTCGACGACATCATGCGGCTGGGCCTCGCGCTGGGCGGCACCTGCACCGGCGAGCACGGCGTCGGCATGCTCAAACGGGACTGGCTCGCCCGCGAACTCGGCCCCGTCGGAATGCGGGTGCACCAGGTGCTGAAGGCCGCGCTCGACCCGTCCGGGATCCTCAACCCCGGAAAGGTGATCGCGCCGGAATGGCCGCAAGCTGGAAGGCGGCGGCCGCCGCCCCGGCTGCGAGCATCGAAGAAAACGGATGTCGCGAGGACGGTGATCCCATGA
- a CDS encoding non-ribosomal peptide synthetase — MTEMGLQPESVVSGWNDMARDVTVTVLPELFTAQVARTPDAVALVCAGVSWTYAELDARSNRQARYLVEAGAGPEWLVAVVLPRSPEMVAAVLAVTKAGAAYLPIDPGYPADRIEFMLTDAAPGLLITDRATSAGLPDVTGVTVIHVDDPQVITAVAELPDSSVGDADRPAPLLPAHPAYVIYTSGSTGRPKGVVVSHRGLASLSAFLIGTLGIGPESRVGHVASLSFDAAVMELVMSLPAGAALVLPEQRQLAGEVLADALRGLRATHALVGPASLSGATPEQLPELECLVVGGEACPGEVAAEWSADRRMFNAYGPTEATVCTTMSGPLSGGDAPPIGKPIWNARSYVLDARLEPVPPGVAGELYLAGPCLARGYLNQPGLTAQRFVACPFGSGERMYRTGDLVSWREDGELEYRGRVDEQVQVHGFRIEPGEIEAVLAAQPGVARAVVVAREDRPGDRRLVGYVVPAAGSQLDPVAIRAAAAQVLPVHMVPVAVVMLDALPLSANGKLDRKALPAPVFAGGAGREPSTPAEGILRELFAQVLGVERVGVEDSFFDLGGHSLLVARLISRVRSVLGVELEIRTVFDHPTVESLARSLDETGEAWPALVRVDRPKRLPLSFSQQRLWFLAQSEGPSATYNVPVAWRLRGQVDADALTEALRDVVGRQEVLRTTFPVVDGQPYQRVTPAALAVPEVTVMQAGESELAALTDQAARYVFDLAAELPVRAWLFMLGPDECVLVLLMHHIASDGWSLSVLLRDLGAAYRARLAGHAPQWPGLPVQYADYTLWQRQLLGGDQERDSVLARQVAYWQSALADLPERLELPFDRPRPAHPSYRGAHITVDLDAKLHRALVELARARQVTLFMVLQAGLAVLLSRSGAGTDIPIGVPAAGRGGDEKLYQLVGFFVNTLVLRTDLSGDPSFAELLGRVRDRDLAAYAHQDVPFERLVEVLNPIRSSAHHPLFQVMLASDDDTARQWEVPGLQAQDVPLDAGSAKFDLSLTFRSRHRPDGTPDGISGVLEYAADLFDESTVRALARRLVRLLGQVAADPALRVSGVRLLTTAEHELVVSGWNTTARDVPLTVLPELFTAQVARTPDAVALVCAGVSWTYAELDAWSSRLARYLVGLGAGPERVVAVALPRSLELVAAVLAVSKTGAAYLPIDPGYPADRIEFMLTDAAPVAVVTSRQAGGRLVTQSPLVVLDAPEVAAAVAGQPGGVVTDQDRPAPLLPAHPAYVIYTSGSTGRPKGVVVSHLGLANLSAFMISTLGATPDSRVAQLLSLSFDMSLLELLSSLPAGAALVLPEPGPLAGEELVETLRELRATHAVVAPAALAGAAPESLHELECLVVGGEALPNELAVEWSAGRRMFNAYGPTETTVCTTISAPLTGGDAPIGGPIWNVRAYVLDARLEPVPPGMAGELYLAGPCLARGYLNQPGLTAQRFVACPFGSGERMYRTGDLVRWREDGELEYRGRADEQVKVRGFRVEPGEVEAVLAAQPGVDQAVVVVREDRPGDRRLVGYVQPAAGSVLDPAGLRAAAGQVLPSHMVPSAVVVLDTLPLTANGKLDRKALPAPVFTAGAGREPSPVEKLLCELFAQLLGVERVGVDDNFFDLGGHSLLAAVLVARLEEQFGITISLRDFLADPSVSGVAGRISVSTTEQPDPRNHARRAGGTK, encoded by the coding sequence ATGACGGAAATGGGCCTCCAGCCGGAGTCGGTTGTCTCGGGGTGGAACGACATGGCGCGGGATGTGACCGTGACGGTGTTGCCGGAGCTGTTCACGGCGCAAGTGGCGCGGACGCCGGACGCGGTGGCGTTGGTGTGCGCAGGTGTGTCCTGGACGTACGCGGAGTTGGACGCGCGATCGAATCGGCAGGCGCGGTATCTGGTGGAGGCGGGTGCCGGGCCGGAGTGGCTGGTGGCGGTGGTGTTGCCCCGGTCGCCGGAAATGGTGGCGGCGGTGTTGGCGGTGACCAAGGCCGGCGCGGCGTATCTGCCGATCGATCCGGGCTACCCGGCGGACCGGATCGAGTTCATGCTCACCGACGCCGCGCCGGGCCTGCTGATCACTGACCGGGCCACCTCCGCAGGCCTGCCGGACGTGACGGGCGTGACCGTGATCCATGTGGACGACCCACAGGTGATCACGGCGGTGGCCGAACTGCCGGACAGCAGCGTCGGCGACGCGGACCGACCCGCGCCCCTGCTGCCTGCGCACCCGGCCTACGTGATCTACACGTCGGGGTCCACGGGGCGTCCCAAGGGCGTGGTGGTCAGCCATCGGGGTCTGGCGAGCCTGTCCGCGTTCCTGATCGGCACCTTGGGGATCGGGCCGGAATCGCGGGTCGGTCACGTGGCCTCGCTGAGTTTCGACGCGGCCGTCATGGAGCTGGTCATGTCGCTGCCCGCCGGTGCGGCGCTGGTCCTGCCGGAACAGCGGCAACTGGCCGGGGAGGTGCTGGCCGACGCGCTGCGCGGGCTGCGGGCCACCCATGCCCTGGTCGGGCCGGCTTCCCTATCCGGAGCGACTCCGGAGCAGCTGCCCGAGTTGGAATGCCTGGTGGTCGGCGGTGAGGCCTGCCCGGGCGAGGTCGCCGCCGAGTGGTCGGCGGACCGGCGGATGTTCAACGCGTATGGCCCGACCGAGGCGACGGTGTGCACGACGATGAGTGGGCCGCTGTCGGGAGGGGATGCGCCGCCGATCGGGAAGCCGATCTGGAATGCACGGTCGTACGTGCTGGATGCTCGACTGGAACCGGTGCCGCCCGGGGTGGCGGGGGAGCTCTATCTGGCCGGGCCGTGCCTGGCTCGGGGATACCTGAACCAGCCCGGGCTGACCGCGCAGCGGTTCGTGGCGTGTCCGTTCGGGTCCGGTGAGCGGATGTACCGGACAGGCGACCTGGTGTCCTGGCGGGAAGACGGTGAGCTGGAGTATCGGGGCCGGGTCGACGAGCAGGTCCAGGTCCACGGGTTTCGGATCGAGCCGGGCGAGATCGAGGCGGTGCTGGCCGCGCAGCCCGGGGTGGCCCGGGCCGTGGTGGTGGCCCGCGAGGACCGGCCGGGGGACCGGCGGCTGGTGGGCTATGTCGTGCCCGCCGCGGGGAGCCAGCTGGACCCGGTCGCGATACGGGCCGCCGCGGCCCAGGTGCTGCCTGTCCACATGGTGCCTGTCGCGGTGGTGATGCTGGACGCGCTGCCGTTGTCGGCGAACGGCAAGCTGGATCGAAAAGCCCTGCCCGCGCCGGTTTTCGCCGGTGGTGCCGGCCGGGAGCCGTCCACCCCCGCCGAAGGGATCCTGCGCGAGCTGTTCGCCCAGGTCCTGGGGGTGGAGCGGGTCGGGGTCGAGGACAGTTTCTTCGATCTGGGAGGGCACTCGCTGCTGGTGGCCCGGCTGATCAGCCGGGTGCGGTCGGTGCTCGGCGTGGAGCTGGAGATCCGGACGGTGTTCGACCACCCGACGGTCGAGTCGCTGGCGCGGTCGCTGGACGAGACCGGGGAAGCGTGGCCGGCGCTGGTGCGGGTGGACCGGCCGAAGCGCCTGCCGTTGTCGTTCTCCCAGCAGAGGCTGTGGTTCCTGGCGCAGTCGGAGGGGCCGAGCGCGACCTACAACGTGCCGGTCGCGTGGCGGCTGCGGGGGCAGGTGGACGCGGACGCGCTGACCGAGGCGTTACGCGACGTGGTCGGGCGGCAAGAGGTGCTGCGGACGACGTTCCCGGTGGTGGACGGGCAGCCGTACCAGCGGGTGACCCCGGCCGCGCTGGCGGTGCCCGAGGTCACGGTGATGCAGGCCGGAGAGTCCGAACTGGCCGCGCTGACCGACCAGGCGGCCCGGTATGTCTTCGACCTGGCTGCCGAGCTGCCGGTGCGGGCGTGGCTGTTCATGCTGGGGCCTGACGAGTGCGTGTTGGTGCTGCTGATGCACCACATCGCCAGCGACGGCTGGTCGCTCAGCGTCCTGCTGCGGGACCTGGGGGCGGCGTACCGGGCACGGTTGGCGGGCCACGCACCGCAGTGGCCGGGCCTGCCGGTGCAGTATGCGGACTACACGCTGTGGCAACGCCAACTGCTCGGCGGGGACCAGGAGCGTGACAGCGTACTGGCTCGGCAGGTGGCCTACTGGCAGTCGGCACTGGCTGACCTGCCCGAGCGCCTGGAACTGCCGTTCGACCGGCCCCGCCCGGCGCACCCCTCCTATCGTGGTGCGCACATCACGGTGGATCTGGACGCGAAGCTGCACCGCGCGCTGGTGGAACTGGCGCGGGCCCGTCAGGTGACGTTGTTCATGGTGCTCCAGGCCGGGCTGGCGGTTCTGCTGTCCCGGTCCGGGGCGGGCACCGACATCCCGATCGGTGTTCCGGCGGCCGGCCGCGGTGGTGACGAGAAGCTGTACCAGCTGGTCGGATTCTTCGTCAACACGTTGGTGCTGCGGACGGACCTGTCCGGCGACCCGAGTTTCGCGGAGCTGCTCGGCCGGGTCCGTGACCGGGACCTGGCGGCCTACGCGCACCAGGACGTCCCGTTCGAACGGCTGGTGGAAGTGCTGAACCCGATCCGTTCGAGCGCTCACCACCCGCTGTTCCAGGTGATGTTGGCCTCGGACGACGACACCGCCAGGCAGTGGGAGGTCCCTGGTCTGCAGGCACAGGACGTGCCGCTGGACGCGGGCTCAGCCAAGTTCGACCTGTCGCTGACGTTCCGGTCGCGGCACCGGCCCGACGGCACCCCGGACGGGATCAGCGGCGTGCTGGAGTACGCGGCGGACCTGTTCGACGAGAGCACGGTGCGAGCGTTGGCCAGACGGTTGGTGCGGTTGCTGGGCCAGGTCGCGGCCGACCCGGCGCTGCGGGTCAGCGGCGTGCGACTGCTGACCACAGCTGAGCACGAGTTGGTGGTCTCAGGGTGGAACACGACGGCACGGGACGTGCCCCTGACGGTGTTGCCGGAGCTGTTCACGGCGCAAGTGGCACGGACCCCGGACGCGGTGGCCTTGGTGTGCGCCGGTGTGTCGTGGACGTACGCGGAGCTGGACGCGTGGTCGAGTCGGCTGGCGCGGTACCTGGTGGGATTGGGCGCCGGGCCGGAGCGCGTGGTGGCGGTGGCGTTGCCGCGATCACTGGAACTTGTGGCGGCGGTGCTGGCGGTGTCCAAGACCGGCGCGGCGTATCTGCCGATCGACCCGGGCTATCCGGCGGACCGGATCGAGTTCATGCTCACCGACGCCGCGCCGGTCGCGGTGGTCACGAGCAGGCAGGCCGGCGGGCGCCTGGTCACCCAGAGCCCACTGGTCGTCCTGGACGCCCCCGAGGTCGCTGCGGCGGTGGCGGGGCAGCCCGGCGGCGTTGTCACCGATCAGGACCGGCCGGCCCCTCTGTTGCCCGCACACCCGGCCTACGTGATCTACACGTCGGGGTCCACCGGGCGTCCCAAGGGCGTGGTGGTGAGCCATCTGGGTCTGGCGAACCTGTCCGCGTTCATGATCAGCACTCTGGGGGCCACCCCGGACTCACGGGTGGCCCAGCTCCTTTCACTGAGCTTTGACATGTCGTTGCTGGAGCTGCTCTCGTCGCTGCCCGCTGGTGCGGCGCTGGTCCTTCCCGAGCCGGGGCCGCTGGCCGGGGAAGAGCTGGTCGAGACGTTGCGTGAGCTGCGGGCCACCCACGCGGTGGTGGCACCGGCCGCTCTGGCCGGGGCGGCACCCGAAAGCCTGCACGAGTTGGAGTGTCTGGTCGTCGGCGGTGAGGCCCTCCCCAACGAGCTGGCCGTCGAGTGGTCGGCGGGCCGGCGGATGTTCAACGCGTATGGCCCGACCGAGACGACGGTGTGCACGACGATCAGCGCGCCGCTGACGGGAGGGGACGCGCCGATCGGCGGGCCGATCTGGAACGTGCGAGCGTATGTGCTGGACGCGCGGCTGGAACCGGTGCCGCCCGGGATGGCGGGGGAGCTCTATCTGGCCGGGCCGTGCCTGGCTCGGGGATACCTGAACCAGCCCGGGCTGACCGCGCAGCGGTTCGTGGCGTGTCCGTTCGGGTCCGGTGAGCGGATGTACCGCACCGGCGACCTGGTGCGCTGGCGGGAAGACGGCGAGCTGGAGTATCGGGGCCGGGCCGACGAGCAGGTCAAGGTCCGCGGGTTCCGCGTCGAGCCGGGCGAGGTCGAGGCGGTGCTGGCCGCGCAGCCCGGAGTGGACCAAGCCGTCGTCGTGGTCCGGGAGGACCGACCGGGGGACCGGCGGCTGGTGGGCTATGTGCAGCCGGCGGCTGGGTCCGTGCTGGATCCCGCGGGGTTGCGAGCCGCGGCCGGACAGGTCCTACCCAGCCACATGGTGCCCTCCGCGGTGGTGGTCCTGGACACGCTGCCGTTGACGGCGAACGGCAAGCTGGACCGAAAGGCCCTGCCCGCACCCGTTTTCACCGCCGGGGCCGGCCGGGAGCCGTCACCCGTCGAAAAGCTGCTGTGCGAGCTATTCGCCCAGCTCCTGGGAGTGGAGCGGGTCGGGGTCGATGACAACTTCTTCGACCTGGGTGGGCACTCGCTGCTCGCCGCCGTGCTCGTCGCCCGGCTGGAAGAGCAGTTCGGGATCACGATCAGTCTGCGGGACTTCCTCGCCGACCCGTCCGTCAGCGGCGTCGCCGGCCGGATCTCGGTGTCCACGACCGAACAGCCTGATCCACGAAACCACGCCCGCAGGGCGGGAGGGACGAAATGA
- a CDS encoding NAD-dependent epimerase/dehydratase family protein: MLVCVTGGTGFVGSHSVAAILRLGARVRILARDPAGVDRALRPLGIGPAAVKVVTGDVTDAAAVARAVDGADAVLHAASVYSFDSRRRAEMRRTNVRGTQLVLSSAVRAGADPVVHVSTVGALYPAAQAAIRADSPLGMPHEAYLASKSVAEGIARLYQEEGAPVVITYPPALLGPHDPHLGDQNSRLRNALRGLMPVWPGGGFPVGDVRDTAELHAALLAKPAGAQERHFGPNRYLTTRQYVRILREVTGRGLPAVFLPARAMLPLGALTGVLQRIWPWHIPAEHGAVYTCAHAVPVGPDVSTYGIGARPTADTMADTVRWLHGTGRISARQAGSAAAVPEASRV; this comes from the coding sequence ATGCTGGTCTGTGTGACAGGCGGCACCGGTTTCGTCGGCTCCCACTCCGTCGCGGCCATCCTCCGTTTGGGCGCGCGGGTGCGGATACTGGCCCGCGACCCCGCCGGTGTCGACCGGGCGCTGCGGCCGCTGGGCATCGGCCCGGCGGCCGTCAAGGTCGTGACCGGTGATGTCACCGACGCAGCGGCGGTGGCCAGGGCGGTCGACGGCGCGGACGCAGTGCTGCACGCGGCGTCCGTGTACTCCTTCGACAGCAGACGGCGCGCCGAGATGCGCAGAACCAACGTGCGCGGCACCCAGCTGGTGCTGAGTTCCGCCGTGCGTGCCGGGGCCGACCCCGTCGTCCACGTCTCCACCGTCGGCGCGCTCTACCCCGCCGCCCAAGCGGCGATCCGGGCGGACTCCCCCCTCGGCATGCCGCATGAGGCCTATCTGGCAAGCAAGTCCGTGGCCGAAGGCATCGCCCGTCTGTACCAGGAGGAGGGCGCGCCCGTGGTGATCACCTACCCGCCGGCGCTGCTCGGGCCGCACGACCCCCACCTGGGTGACCAGAACTCCCGGCTGCGCAACGCGCTGCGCGGCCTGATGCCCGTCTGGCCGGGCGGCGGCTTCCCGGTGGGCGATGTCCGGGACACCGCGGAACTGCATGCGGCACTGCTCGCCAAGCCGGCCGGGGCACAGGAACGGCACTTCGGGCCGAACCGGTACCTGACCACCCGACAGTATGTCCGCATTCTCCGTGAGGTGACGGGCCGGGGGCTCCCCGCGGTGTTCCTTCCGGCCCGCGCGATGCTTCCGCTCGGGGCCCTGACCGGCGTGCTGCAGCGGATCTGGCCCTGGCACATACCTGCCGAACACGGCGCCGTGTACACCTGCGCGCACGCGGTCCCCGTCGGCCCGGACGTCTCCACGTACGGCATCGGCGCGCGGCCCACCGCCGACACCATGGCCGACACGGTTCGCTGGCTGCATGGCACGGGCCGGATATCGGCCCGCCAGGCCGGCTCGGCAGCAGCCGTGCCCGAGGCTTCCCGGGTGTAG
- a CDS encoding PLP-dependent aminotransferase family protein, with translation MVELSRADLHVSVSDPAATSMNFLNEVAIRFPNAISLAAGRPYDGFYSTEDVQRYLEAYLNHLRADGLSEVQVRGLLFQYGRTNGQLHTLIAKMLEIDEGIVVPPESVMVTAGCQEAMVIALRALCTSPQDVVLAVEPCYVGLNGAARILGVEVVPVPESPAGLAPETVAEVVRAVRAAGKRPRALYLVPNFSNPSGFSLPVATRRRLLDIVGEQDLLLLEDDPYGLFGLDDEPRPTLKSLDTDGRVIYLGSFSKSCFPGARVGFLVADQTVVGENGRRTLLADEMSAVKSMLTLNTSAISQAVIGGVLIESGCGLRAANRDKIAFYRSNLRTLLAALEEHFPQSGRGEGAVRWNVPGGGFFAVVDLPLRADETLLELSAEQYGVLWTPMKFFYVDGGDHSVRLSCSYLMPEQIAEGVQRLSWLVAENE, from the coding sequence ATGGTTGAGCTGTCCCGTGCCGATCTGCACGTCTCGGTGTCCGACCCGGCCGCGACCTCGATGAACTTCCTCAACGAGGTCGCGATCCGGTTCCCGAACGCGATCTCGCTGGCCGCGGGGCGTCCCTACGACGGGTTCTACTCGACCGAAGACGTGCAGCGTTACCTTGAGGCCTATCTGAACCATCTCCGCGCCGACGGACTCTCCGAGGTACAGGTGCGCGGTCTGCTGTTCCAGTACGGGCGAACCAACGGCCAGCTCCACACGCTGATCGCCAAGATGCTTGAGATCGACGAGGGCATCGTGGTGCCGCCGGAATCGGTGATGGTCACAGCGGGCTGTCAGGAGGCCATGGTCATCGCGCTGCGGGCGCTGTGTACGAGCCCTCAGGACGTCGTCCTGGCCGTCGAGCCCTGTTACGTCGGGCTGAACGGCGCGGCTCGGATCCTCGGCGTCGAGGTGGTGCCCGTGCCGGAGTCTCCAGCCGGGCTCGCGCCGGAGACCGTGGCCGAGGTGGTGCGTGCGGTCCGCGCCGCGGGCAAGCGCCCTCGCGCGCTGTACCTCGTGCCGAACTTCTCCAATCCCTCGGGGTTCTCGCTGCCCGTGGCGACCCGCCGCCGGCTGCTCGACATCGTCGGCGAGCAGGACCTGCTGCTGCTCGAAGACGACCCGTACGGCCTGTTCGGACTCGACGACGAGCCGCGTCCGACCCTGAAGTCGTTGGACACCGACGGACGGGTGATCTATCTGGGATCGTTCTCGAAGTCCTGCTTCCCCGGCGCCCGCGTGGGCTTCCTCGTCGCCGACCAGACCGTGGTCGGCGAGAACGGCCGGCGCACCCTGCTCGCCGACGAGATGTCGGCGGTCAAGAGCATGCTGACCCTGAACACCTCGGCGATCTCGCAGGCCGTCATCGGCGGCGTCCTGATCGAGTCAGGCTGCGGCCTGCGCGCCGCCAACCGGGACAAGATCGCGTTCTACCGGAGCAACCTGCGTACCCTGCTCGCCGCGCTGGAGGAGCACTTCCCGCAATCTGGGCGCGGCGAGGGCGCGGTGCGGTGGAACGTGCCGGGCGGCGGCTTCTTCGCGGTCGTCGACCTGCCGCTCCGGGCCGACGAGACACTTCTCGAACTCTCCGCGGAGCAGTACGGCGTCCTGTGGACGCCGATGAAGTTCTTCTACGTCGACGGCGGCGACCACTCGGTCCGGCTGTCCTGTAGCTACCTGATGCCGGAACAGATCGCGGAGGGCGTGCAACGGCTTTCCTGGCTTGTCGCAGAGAATGAATGA
- a CDS encoding glutamate racemase, whose protein sequence is MMMGGTRPPVAVIAGTPYDTGLGTELLRAKGVAAQPYAMAASPDEQDWLQYHDPGTLAASFHQRLAELRAGGTEQAMLFCNSLSAVVNHDGAVLPVVSPITVYGDLLPKLKSSLVVTGNAQALLGFERTALRIAPRHRMLGVSDSALVRGIEAGDVEAAFAASHLPTTLRLAQHLDLDAVVLACTHFTALLPLIIAVCDLPVIDVGTRLVELATLAVTGSATHG, encoded by the coding sequence ATGATGATGGGCGGCACACGGCCTCCGGTGGCGGTCATCGCCGGCACCCCGTACGACACGGGGCTCGGCACCGAACTGTTGCGTGCCAAGGGAGTGGCCGCGCAGCCGTACGCCATGGCGGCGTCGCCCGACGAGCAGGACTGGTTGCAGTACCACGACCCCGGCACTCTGGCGGCCTCGTTCCACCAGCGCCTCGCCGAGTTGCGGGCGGGCGGGACCGAACAGGCCATGCTGTTCTGCAACTCCCTGTCCGCGGTGGTGAACCATGACGGCGCGGTGTTGCCGGTCGTCTCACCGATCACGGTCTACGGTGACCTGCTGCCGAAGCTGAAGTCGTCGTTGGTGGTCACCGGGAACGCGCAGGCCCTCCTCGGCTTTGAGCGGACCGCCCTGCGGATCGCCCCCCGACATCGGATGCTCGGCGTGTCGGATTCCGCGCTGGTGCGCGGGATCGAGGCCGGTGACGTGGAGGCGGCCTTCGCCGCCTCGCACCTGCCGACCACCCTGCGCCTGGCCCAGCATCTCGACCTCGACGCCGTCGTTCTGGCCTGCACGCACTTCACTGCGCTCCTGCCGCTGATCATTGCCGTCTGCGACCTGCCCGTCATCGACGTCGGCACCCGGCTCGTGGAGCTGGCGACGCTGGCCGTGACCGGATCGGCGACCCATGGTTGA
- the hppD gene encoding 4-hydroxyphenylpyruvate dioxygenase: protein MKNALQRMEIDYVEFYVEDVERILAWLVEGYGFAVRAKSAPAGGATQSVNVGQGGIDLLLTESSEDHPARDYAERHGDGVGDIGIRVPDAAGAFAEAVWRGVRPVTAPVTQGAVTTATIAGFGDVTHTFVQRPDDSTVADVRGLVAVPGRGPVPGSGLLKVDHFAACVEPGRLDETVEYYRRTLDFDLTLTERIVTGDQGMVIKAVQSKSRAVTFTLIEADTRMAIGQIDRFLKEHDGPGVQHLAFSTADILTTVRRLADQGIELLTTPAAYYSALADRVPQHRHPVDELRDLNVLVDEDHDGQLYQIFAKSVHPRNTIFLEIIERVGATSFGSSNIRHLYDSVKAEQEARD from the coding sequence GTGAAGAACGCTCTTCAGCGTATGGAGATCGACTATGTCGAGTTCTATGTGGAAGATGTGGAACGAATCCTCGCCTGGCTCGTTGAAGGTTACGGTTTCGCTGTGCGCGCGAAGTCGGCCCCGGCAGGCGGAGCGACGCAGTCGGTCAACGTCGGGCAGGGCGGCATCGATCTGCTGCTCACCGAGTCGAGCGAGGACCACCCCGCTCGCGACTACGCAGAGCGGCACGGGGACGGTGTCGGCGACATCGGCATCCGGGTGCCGGACGCCGCCGGGGCGTTCGCCGAGGCCGTGTGGCGTGGCGTGCGGCCGGTCACGGCACCGGTCACCCAGGGGGCGGTGACCACCGCGACGATCGCCGGCTTCGGTGACGTGACGCACACGTTCGTCCAGCGACCGGACGACTCGACGGTAGCCGACGTGCGCGGCCTCGTCGCGGTGCCGGGCCGCGGCCCCGTCCCGGGGAGCGGGCTGCTCAAGGTGGACCATTTTGCGGCCTGCGTCGAACCGGGCAGGCTCGACGAGACGGTCGAGTACTACCGGCGGACGCTGGATTTCGACCTCACCCTCACCGAGCGGATCGTCACCGGTGACCAGGGGATGGTCATCAAAGCGGTCCAGAGCAAGTCGCGCGCTGTCACGTTCACTCTCATCGAGGCGGACACGCGTATGGCGATAGGCCAGATCGACAGGTTCCTCAAGGAACACGATGGTCCTGGCGTGCAGCACCTGGCCTTTAGCACCGCGGACATCCTCACCACCGTGCGGCGACTCGCCGATCAGGGCATCGAGCTGCTGACCACTCCGGCTGCGTATTATTCCGCGCTCGCCGACCGGGTCCCGCAGCATCGGCATCCCGTCGACGAGCTGCGAGATCTGAACGTCCTGGTGGACGAGGACCATGACGGGCAGCTGTACCAGATCTTCGCCAAGTCCGTTCACCCGAGGAACACCATCTTCCTGGAGATCATCGAGCGGGTCGGTGCGACCTCGTTCGGCAGCTCGAACATCAGGCACCTGTACGACAGCGTCAAGGCGGAACAGGAAGCGCGTGACTAG
- a CDS encoding MbtH family protein — protein MSNPFEDPDALYLVLVNSEGQYSLWPAGIDVPAGWVTAHDVDSRLNCLEYVEAQWTDMRPNSLAQAERS, from the coding sequence GTGTCTAATCCATTTGAGGACCCTGACGCCCTGTACCTGGTCCTGGTGAATTCCGAAGGGCAGTACAGCTTGTGGCCCGCCGGCATTGACGTTCCGGCCGGGTGGGTCACGGCGCACGACGTGGATTCCCGCTTGAATTGCCTCGAGTATGTCGAAGCGCAGTGGACTGACATGCGCCCCAACAGCCTTGCCCAAGCCGAACGGTCATGA